The proteins below are encoded in one region of Asticcacaulis excentricus CB 48:
- a CDS encoding family 43 glycosylhydrolase, which yields MTFKISAALLLLMATQALAGEPISTRFNADPSPHVFNGKVYLYATDDASNSGKYWDSTSWRLYTSNDLKTWRDDGAFLDVTVFKWARPDAKAWAPEAAYRNGKYYFYAPVGGDKIGVAVADNPAGPFKDARSDALIDKARDANAGDEPIDPQVLIDDDGQAYLTFGTRVPKIVKLNADMTSLAGPIENLVIKGFPADDPKKKYGEAPFLHKHKGLYYFSFSTGWPGQIVYATSKTPMGPYTYRGVIFDYLKISTNHQAILTFKGKPWFFYHDNLLPGGGDHKRSISIAPLRYNRDGTIREVKVKP from the coding sequence ATGACCTTTAAAATCAGTGCCGCCCTCCTGCTGCTTATGGCGACGCAGGCCCTTGCCGGAGAACCGATCAGCACCCGCTTCAATGCCGATCCGTCACCGCACGTGTTCAACGGCAAGGTCTATCTCTATGCCACGGATGATGCTTCCAATTCCGGTAAATACTGGGATTCGACCAGTTGGCGTCTCTATACATCGAACGATCTGAAAACCTGGCGCGACGACGGCGCGTTTTTGGATGTTACTGTCTTCAAGTGGGCGCGCCCCGATGCCAAGGCCTGGGCCCCCGAAGCCGCCTATCGCAACGGCAAATACTATTTTTACGCCCCCGTGGGCGGCGATAAGATTGGCGTGGCCGTAGCCGACAACCCGGCCGGGCCATTCAAAGACGCACGCAGCGACGCCCTGATCGACAAGGCGCGCGACGCCAACGCCGGGGATGAACCCATCGATCCGCAGGTGCTGATCGACGATGACGGGCAGGCCTACCTGACCTTTGGCACGCGTGTGCCCAAAATCGTCAAGCTCAATGCCGATATGACCTCGCTGGCCGGCCCGATCGAAAATCTGGTCATAAAGGGCTTTCCGGCGGATGACCCCAAGAAGAAGTACGGCGAGGCCCCGTTCCTGCACAAGCATAAGGGCCTCTACTATTTCAGCTTTTCAACCGGCTGGCCGGGGCAAATCGTCTATGCAACCTCAAAGACGCCAATGGGGCCCTACACCTATCGCGGCGTGATTTTTGACTATCTGAAAATCTCGACCAACCATCAGGCGATCCTCACCTTCAAGGGTAAGCCATGGTTCTTCTATCACGACAACCTGTTGCCCGGCGGCGGCGACCACAAGCGCTCCATAAGCATCGCGCCGCTGCGCTATAATCGCGATGGCACGATCCGCGAGGTCAAGGTAAAGCCCTAA
- a CDS encoding glycoside hydrolase family 31 protein: MRISRRAFAALTGSSLAAAAHAAHAKGLSALDTNGHVIRLPAPNASGFQYQRLSEGVQFYLNGVTKTVLFYGPTTVRVNAHLGKNHWTNKSIVILGHPKSVAFQIEDSKTALRIKSAALSIEIDKASGALSFLSADGRLYTRERATSPQAIRPVTLQDAQSYEVENSFTLKPGEGIYGFGYVNEATLNRRGQNLLLVQTNTGIIIPVMVSSEGYGILWDTYSKMRFSDKADGATLWAESAPGGVDYYFMGGGSADKVIAAYRTLTGAAPMYPKQAFGLFMSKERYQTQQRLVEVAETFRNEGFPLDYIVQDWQYWGSDKDGSWSGMIWDKERFPDPDGMIRKIHDLHLKLMISIWPSIGNDTALAKELDSYGLRFKPLHWISKKARIYDAFSAKGRQIYFKHIKHGLLDKGVDALWMDGTEVEVGTACWDAVEVEADIKSLGVNAMGDFTRYLNPYTLMTTQGTYDGQRATGNKRVLTLTRSAWAGAQRTAATSWSGDIFASWKTFAEQISGGLNVTITGNPYWTQDTGGFFVTTFPGGEKNPAYRELFARWFQFAVFNPLMRVHGTSIEREPYIFKTLDPTVYAALLDAVHLRYRLLPYIYSLSWQVTSSHYTLMRALPMDFPHDPRVYDINDTFMFGPACLVQPVTRAMYNLQDPPATTIPASALRTPDGRPGLAGQYFEGENFETPKGKVTDVKLDHTWPGPPLAEAPGGLSGLNSFSARWEGQIIVPEDGEFELGLEGDDGYRLFIDGKLAVEDWANGAARYKGTKLTLKRGQAVAVKIEYYQATGGRSLRLAWRTPADLRALAESRKVTDLTMHTYLPAGSGWYDFWSGEKVAGGQTLTRETPLNVFPFYIREGSILPLGPVMQYATEQPDAPYEVRIYAGADAAFTLYEDDNETYDYEKGAYCTCALNWSQATQTLSVGARHGGFPGMAQKRALRFVLIDGQNPPQTRSHLYDGQKVAIRFKG, translated from the coding sequence ATGCGCATCTCACGTCGGGCCTTTGCAGCCCTCACCGGTTCCTCCCTTGCGGCCGCGGCCCATGCCGCCCATGCCAAGGGGCTGAGCGCGCTCGACACCAACGGGCATGTGATCCGCCTCCCCGCGCCAAATGCGTCAGGTTTTCAGTATCAGCGGCTGAGCGAAGGCGTTCAGTTTTACCTAAACGGCGTCACCAAGACGGTCCTGTTCTATGGCCCCACCACCGTGCGGGTGAACGCGCATCTCGGCAAAAATCACTGGACCAACAAGAGTATCGTCATCCTCGGCCACCCCAAATCCGTCGCGTTCCAGATCGAGGACAGCAAGACCGCCCTACGCATTAAAAGCGCGGCCTTGAGCATCGAGATCGACAAGGCTTCGGGCGCGCTGAGCTTCCTGTCTGCCGATGGCCGCCTTTACACGCGCGAACGCGCCACGTCACCGCAGGCCATTCGCCCGGTTACCTTGCAGGACGCTCAAAGCTATGAGGTCGAAAACAGCTTCACCCTGAAACCCGGCGAAGGCATTTATGGCTTTGGCTATGTCAACGAAGCGACGCTGAACCGCCGCGGTCAGAACCTCCTTCTGGTGCAGACCAATACCGGCATCATCATCCCCGTCATGGTGTCTTCCGAAGGCTACGGCATCCTGTGGGACACCTATTCAAAGATGCGGTTTTCTGACAAAGCTGATGGCGCTACCCTTTGGGCTGAAAGCGCGCCGGGCGGCGTCGACTACTACTTCATGGGCGGCGGCAGCGCCGATAAGGTCATCGCCGCCTACCGGACCCTGACCGGGGCCGCGCCCATGTACCCGAAACAGGCCTTCGGCCTGTTCATGAGCAAGGAGCGCTACCAGACACAGCAGCGCTTAGTCGAAGTGGCCGAGACCTTCCGCAATGAGGGCTTCCCGCTCGACTATATCGTGCAAGACTGGCAATACTGGGGCTCCGATAAGGACGGTAGCTGGAGCGGCATGATCTGGGACAAGGAACGCTTCCCCGATCCCGACGGCATGATCCGCAAAATCCATGATCTGCACCTGAAGCTGATGATCTCCATCTGGCCATCCATCGGCAACGACACGGCGCTCGCAAAAGAACTCGACAGCTACGGCCTGCGCTTCAAGCCGCTCCACTGGATCTCCAAAAAGGCGCGCATCTATGACGCCTTCAGCGCCAAGGGCCGGCAGATCTATTTCAAACACATCAAGCATGGCTTGCTGGACAAGGGCGTCGATGCCCTGTGGATGGACGGCACCGAGGTCGAGGTGGGCACGGCCTGCTGGGACGCGGTCGAAGTGGAGGCCGATATCAAAAGCCTTGGCGTCAACGCCATGGGCGATTTCACGCGCTACCTCAACCCCTACACCCTGATGACGACGCAAGGCACCTACGACGGGCAACGGGCCACTGGCAATAAGCGCGTGCTGACCCTGACGCGCTCGGCCTGGGCCGGCGCACAGCGCACAGCGGCCACCTCGTGGTCAGGTGATATCTTTGCCAGCTGGAAGACCTTTGCCGAACAGATTTCGGGTGGGCTCAACGTCACCATCACCGGCAACCCCTACTGGACGCAGGATACGGGCGGCTTCTTCGTCACCACCTTCCCCGGCGGTGAAAAGAACCCGGCCTACAGAGAGCTGTTCGCCCGCTGGTTCCAGTTCGCAGTATTCAACCCCCTGATGCGCGTGCATGGCACCAGTATTGAGCGCGAGCCCTATATCTTCAAAACACTGGACCCCACGGTCTACGCGGCGCTGCTTGACGCCGTGCATCTGCGCTACCGCCTGCTACCCTATATCTATAGCCTGAGCTGGCAGGTGACCTCCTCGCACTACACGCTGATGCGCGCCCTTCCTATGGACTTCCCGCACGATCCGAGAGTGTACGACATCAACGACACCTTCATGTTCGGCCCGGCCTGTCTGGTGCAGCCGGTAACTCGCGCCATGTATAATCTTCAGGACCCACCGGCGACCACCATACCCGCATCGGCGCTGCGCACACCTGACGGGCGTCCGGGGCTAGCCGGGCAGTATTTCGAAGGCGAGAATTTTGAAACTCCGAAGGGCAAGGTCACCGACGTCAAACTGGATCACACCTGGCCGGGGCCACCTCTGGCCGAAGCGCCCGGCGGTTTGAGCGGCCTCAACAGCTTCTCCGCCCGTTGGGAAGGGCAGATCATCGTTCCCGAAGACGGCGAGTTTGAACTGGGGCTAGAAGGTGATGACGGATATCGGCTGTTTATAGACGGTAAGCTGGCGGTCGAAGATTGGGCGAATGGCGCGGCGCGCTATAAAGGGACCAAACTCACCCTGAAACGGGGGCAGGCCGTCGCGGTCAAGATTGAATATTACCAGGCGACCGGCGGACGCTCCCTGCGTCTGGCGTGGCGCACGCCCGCCGATCTGCGCGCTTTGGCCGAAAGCCGTAAGGTCACCGACCTCACCATGCACACCTACCTCCCGGCGGGCAGCGGCTGGTACGACTTCTGGAGCGGTGAAAAGGTGGCGGGCGGTCAGACCCTGACGCGCGAAACCCCGCTCAATGTGTTTCCGTTTTACATCCGCGAAGGGTCGATCTTGCCTTTGGGGCCGGTCATGCAGTACGCCACCGAGCAACCTGATGCGCCCTATGAGGTCCGAATCTATGCCGGGGCCGATGCCGCTTTCACGCTTTATGAGGACGACAACGAAACCTATGACTATGAAAAGGGCGCCTACTGCACCTGCGCGCTGAACTGGTCGCAGGCGACGCAGACCCTAAGCGTCGGCGCGCGTCATGGAGGCTTCCCCGGCATGGCGCAAAAGCGCGCGCTTCGCTTTGTTCTGATCGACGGGCAAAACCCGCCGCAGACCCGCAGCCACCTCTATGACGGGCAAAAGGTCGCTATCCGCTTCAAAGGTTAA
- a CDS encoding TonB-dependent receptor encodes MNKGAKLGGTGFRSALLGATVLMSMGATAYAQDAKPAAGGDVTEVVVTGFKRSVADAVRAKRNSIEISDGISSDGLGRFPDLNVGEALQRIPGIQINRESEGRNANIGLRGMPGYYARTTLNGQAFADPPYLETTGGADGTPMGAFNSDIFSAFSVQKSPMANSQSGGLSGNIDMQIAPALSRKDGGFVKGSYERNSLGGLGAPSATFGYNKHINSDFAVFGVLAIRKENFRRDTLRFNGYSRLGLLNSGLTKQQFADKYGAYYSSSATTCATDQTCGLSAVLGTSGYTAPSNVGSLAQGGVWSLGLMRQYTRMNVGTLITGSGGAEWRVNENLKMGVVGYYSERDLPDTVQYWQLNEPYMLSATATSSSTPYSIVTGLSTPVVMSNGYAVMEKTQVTNFDAKASTRMFSQRQAAEGIVANADWTNEKWKLSTVLTLTKSSNRSLETEADLRTIGNTAAGGANTLTRTLNTGFGELDGYSQVVSPQPQNAIFAMPFYDATSTAYQAGYWNWRPSAPTDLFSADSRYILHVAGTHRYADKTVESLQFDVDRTLDFGPLSSVAAGVRKEKNTYKMSGVRNMVYGIQSQNVTSSMLIKSPSADDFMEGNASINSNWYVIDPKPFLSAITPVTRYANGGLSELGFNIFYADGGFSGSNFEITNELLEAYFQAKFDTEVLGRRLRGNIGVRSETTDYTAQTLDRTARVTSNGGVGALADYTWNTYKSSYDHLLPSAIAVYDVRDDMVVRAAYYKTYVRPDPRTSSPVQTYSYSTNSLSTSTNIITDVTVSFAGNRLKPYTADSWDLSWEWYNRPNGLISIAYFRKKLSNRIANIADLSILCPADGGGWGYGPLSWDGTYCNATGATTTTNGVTTSYHVIGSGQYNISSPTYVSGLELNIQQNFDFLPGFWKNFGGSVNYAFTQAKQRGTGAAAVPFPGISKFNYNAILYYETPKFGVRAVYNWRSEYNLDGQGTYYGAARNAAARGQLDMSASYNVSDSITVSLDAYNLTNSYRKEYQGDERMIRQIDYDGRTITATVRATF; translated from the coding sequence ATGAATAAGGGCGCAAAACTCGGGGGAACTGGTTTCCGGTCGGCGCTATTAGGCGCAACCGTCCTGATGAGCATGGGCGCAACGGCTTATGCGCAGGACGCGAAGCCGGCGGCCGGCGGCGATGTTACCGAAGTCGTTGTCACAGGCTTTAAGCGCAGTGTCGCCGACGCCGTGCGCGCGAAGCGCAACAGTATTGAAATCAGCGATGGTATTTCCTCGGACGGCCTCGGACGGTTCCCGGACCTGAACGTGGGTGAAGCCCTGCAACGTATTCCGGGCATTCAGATCAACCGTGAATCCGAAGGGCGGAACGCTAATATCGGTCTTCGTGGTATGCCGGGCTATTACGCACGTACGACCCTGAATGGTCAGGCATTCGCTGACCCGCCCTATCTGGAAACGACCGGTGGCGCCGACGGCACACCGATGGGTGCATTCAACTCCGATATTTTCTCTGCCTTCTCTGTCCAGAAGTCCCCGATGGCCAACAGCCAGTCGGGCGGCCTTTCGGGCAATATTGATATGCAGATCGCCCCGGCCCTGTCACGCAAAGACGGCGGCTTTGTGAAGGGCTCTTATGAGCGTAACTCGCTCGGTGGCCTAGGTGCCCCGTCAGCGACCTTCGGTTACAACAAGCACATCAACAGCGACTTTGCGGTCTTTGGTGTTCTGGCGATCCGCAAGGAAAACTTCCGTCGTGATACCCTGCGCTTTAACGGTTACAGCCGTTTGGGTCTGCTGAACTCTGGCCTGACCAAGCAGCAGTTTGCTGATAAGTATGGTGCCTATTACTCGTCTTCGGCAACGACCTGCGCCACCGATCAGACCTGTGGTCTGTCGGCCGTTCTGGGGACAAGTGGCTACACCGCTCCGTCTAACGTCGGTTCACTGGCGCAAGGTGGGGTCTGGTCGCTGGGCCTGATGCGTCAATATACGCGTATGAACGTGGGAACGCTGATCACCGGTTCGGGTGGCGCGGAATGGCGCGTCAACGAAAACCTGAAAATGGGTGTCGTCGGCTATTACAGCGAGCGCGACCTGCCCGATACAGTGCAATACTGGCAATTGAACGAGCCCTACATGCTGAGCGCTACGGCTACCAGCAGTTCGACACCCTATTCCATCGTTACGGGTCTAAGTACCCCTGTAGTCATGAGCAATGGCTATGCGGTGATGGAAAAAACGCAGGTGACGAACTTCGATGCCAAGGCCTCAACGCGTATGTTCTCGCAGCGTCAGGCCGCGGAAGGTATCGTAGCCAATGCCGATTGGACCAACGAAAAGTGGAAGCTCTCAACGGTTCTGACTCTTACCAAGTCGTCTAACCGCTCGCTGGAAACCGAAGCTGACCTGAGAACCATTGGGAACACAGCTGCGGGCGGGGCGAACACCCTGACACGCACTCTCAATACGGGTTTTGGCGAGCTCGATGGCTATTCGCAGGTGGTCTCCCCGCAGCCTCAGAATGCCATCTTTGCGATGCCCTTCTATGACGCGACTTCGACCGCCTATCAGGCGGGTTATTGGAACTGGCGTCCGAGCGCGCCTACGGATCTGTTCTCAGCCGACAGCCGTTATATCCTCCACGTTGCCGGTACGCACCGCTATGCGGACAAGACGGTCGAATCTTTGCAGTTCGATGTGGATCGTACGCTCGATTTCGGCCCGCTTTCGAGCGTAGCGGCCGGCGTGCGTAAGGAGAAGAACACCTATAAGATGTCGGGTGTGCGCAACATGGTTTATGGGATTCAATCCCAGAACGTGACGTCTTCCATGCTTATCAAGTCGCCTTCAGCCGATGACTTTATGGAAGGCAATGCCAGCATCAACAGCAACTGGTACGTGATTGACCCGAAACCGTTCCTGTCAGCCATCACTCCAGTCACGCGTTATGCAAACGGTGGCTTGTCCGAACTTGGGTTTAATATCTTCTACGCCGACGGCGGCTTCAGCGGCAGCAACTTCGAAATCACCAATGAGCTGCTGGAGGCCTATTTCCAGGCGAAGTTTGACACCGAAGTGCTGGGCCGTCGCCTGCGCGGAAACATCGGCGTGCGCAGCGAAACCACAGACTATACGGCTCAAACGCTTGACCGTACAGCGCGTGTGACCAGCAATGGTGGTGTCGGTGCCCTGGCTGACTACACCTGGAACACCTATAAGAGCAGCTACGACCACCTCCTGCCGTCGGCGATTGCGGTCTATGACGTGCGTGATGACATGGTCGTGCGTGCGGCATACTACAAGACCTACGTCCGTCCTGATCCGCGCACCAGCAGCCCGGTTCAGACCTACTCCTACTCGACGAATAGTCTTTCGACGTCCACCAACATTATTACTGATGTGACGGTGAGCTTTGCTGGCAATCGTCTGAAGCCTTACACAGCGGACTCGTGGGATCTGTCTTGGGAATGGTATAACCGCCCGAATGGTCTGATCTCGATCGCCTACTTCCGTAAAAAGCTGTCCAACCGTATTGCCAATATTGCGGATCTGTCGATCCTCTGTCCGGCAGACGGCGGCGGCTGGGGCTATGGGCCTCTGAGCTGGGACGGCACCTATTGTAACGCTACGGGTGCTACGACCACGACGAATGGGGTGACGACGAGCTACCATGTGATCGGATCGGGTCAGTACAATATCTCGTCCCCCACCTATGTCAGTGGTCTCGAGCTGAACATCCAGCAAAACTTCGATTTCCTTCCCGGCTTCTGGAAGAACTTCGGGGGCTCTGTGAACTATGCCTTTACCCAGGCCAAGCAGAGAGGCACAGGCGCGGCGGCAGTGCCGTTCCCGGGCATTTCGAAATTCAATTATAATGCGATCCTCTACTATGAGACGCCGAAATTTGGGGTGCGCGCGGTTTACAACTGGCGTTCGGAGTACAATCTCGACGGTCAGGGCACCTATTACGGCGCTGCCCGTAACGCGGCGGCCCGTGGCCAGCTCGACATGTCGGCGTCCTACAATGTCAGCGATAGCATAACGGTGTCTCTGGATGCGTACAACCTGACCAATTCCTACCGTAAGGAATATCAGGGTGACGAACGGATGATCCGTCAGATCGACTATGATGGCCGCACGATTACGGCAACCGTGCGTGCGACCTTTTAG
- a CDS encoding alpha-N-arabinofuranosidase: MRHDLSVNIRPWRYLAGMVLSGCLLAGAALAEPFRASGVVMAEPSGPVISRYIFGQFSEHLGRGIYEGIWVGPDSRIPNVRGIRSDVVGALKAIHVPVVRWPGGCFADEYNWRDGIGPRSKRPARKNNWWAGSPETNAFGTHEYFDFVEQIGADAYVSMNVGASTPTEMRQWVEYMTSEAEDTLAQERRRNGRDKPWPVKFIGIGNEYWGCGGKMTPQQYARDFMRFTAFYHPQPGQAATRVAVGAKNGLTGWTDAVMAEALENMDALSVHYYTSPTGNVDVTKPATGFDAQDWADTFVQTLKMDEYVSAHSRVMDAHDPQKRVALFIDEWGTWYTVEPGTDPGHLYQQNSLRDALVAAVNFDIFIRHADRVRMANIAQTVNVLQSLILTRGPQMVLTPTYYAYQMYVPFQEATALPLRLAAPDIKVGTTWMPSLSGVAARATNGDYLVALSNLSPHDAVEMRLDLRDLHVQAISAQILTADDMDAHNDFGRSDTVKPHTFDEARLENGYLVVMQPAKSLIVLTLK, from the coding sequence ATGAGACACGATCTGAGCGTAAATATAAGACCCTGGCGCTATCTGGCGGGCATGGTTCTGAGTGGGTGCCTCCTGGCCGGGGCTGCGCTGGCCGAGCCATTTCGCGCCTCCGGAGTGGTGATGGCCGAACCATCGGGCCCGGTCATCAGCCGCTACATCTTCGGTCAGTTTTCCGAGCATCTGGGGCGTGGCATCTATGAGGGCATCTGGGTTGGACCGGACAGCCGCATCCCCAATGTGCGCGGCATCCGCAGCGATGTTGTGGGCGCGCTGAAAGCCATTCATGTGCCGGTTGTGCGCTGGCCCGGCGGCTGTTTTGCCGATGAATATAACTGGCGTGACGGCATTGGCCCGCGGTCCAAACGCCCGGCGCGTAAGAACAACTGGTGGGCCGGATCGCCCGAAACCAATGCCTTTGGTACGCATGAATATTTTGACTTTGTCGAGCAGATCGGAGCCGACGCATATGTGTCGATGAATGTCGGAGCCTCCACGCCGACCGAGATGCGCCAGTGGGTTGAATATATGACCTCGGAAGCGGAGGACACATTGGCGCAGGAGCGTCGGCGCAATGGTCGTGACAAGCCCTGGCCGGTCAAGTTCATCGGGATCGGCAACGAATACTGGGGCTGCGGTGGCAAGATGACGCCGCAGCAGTACGCGCGCGACTTCATGCGCTTTACTGCCTTCTACCATCCGCAGCCCGGTCAGGCGGCCACCCGGGTCGCCGTAGGGGCCAAGAATGGCTTGACCGGGTGGACCGACGCCGTGATGGCTGAGGCGCTGGAGAATATGGACGCGCTGTCCGTCCACTACTACACCTCGCCCACCGGCAATGTCGATGTGACAAAGCCCGCGACGGGGTTCGACGCACAGGACTGGGCAGATACCTTCGTGCAGACCCTGAAGATGGACGAGTATGTCTCCGCCCATTCCCGCGTGATGGACGCTCATGATCCACAAAAGCGCGTGGCGCTGTTTATCGATGAATGGGGCACCTGGTACACGGTCGAGCCGGGCACGGATCCCGGCCACCTCTATCAGCAGAACAGCCTGCGCGACGCTCTGGTCGCAGCAGTAAATTTCGACATCTTTATCCGTCATGCCGACCGGGTCCGCATGGCCAACATCGCCCAGACGGTCAATGTGCTGCAATCGCTCATCCTGACGCGCGGGCCGCAGATGGTGCTGACGCCAACCTACTACGCCTATCAGATGTACGTGCCGTTTCAGGAGGCCACTGCCCTGCCGCTGCGGCTGGCTGCCCCGGATATTAAGGTCGGTACCACCTGGATGCCGTCGCTCAGTGGAGTGGCGGCGCGCGCGACAAACGGCGACTATCTGGTGGCCCTGAGCAATCTGTCACCACACGACGCCGTGGAGATGCGTCTTGATCTGCGCGACCTGCATGTTCAGGCGATCAGTGCGCAAATACTGACGGCGGATGACATGGACGCCCACAATGATTTCGGACGCTCAGACACCGTAAAACCGCACACCTTTGACGAGGCGCGGCTCGAAAACGGGTATCTGGTTGTGATGCAGCCCGCTAAATCGCTCATTGTGCTTACCTTAAAGTAG
- a CDS encoding alpha-L-fucosidase, translating to MKMTKREWFRGSAGLALASAMPAGAAELVEPGFDTLADGPFKPQWTSLESQYQVPDWFRDAKFGIWAHWGPQCVPEAGDWYAREMYLQGSGSYKHFVKTYGHPADTGFMDLLPRWKAENWNPDELLDLYVSAGAKYFMSMANHHDNFDMYASRFHDWNSTRIGPRKDIVGIWEKAARKRGLRFGVSNHSAHAWHWFQTAYGYDAEGPRRGERYDAYKLNKLDGKGKWWEGLDPQELYGGAVMPLPDGFDSISTANAWHELNDRVWDEKPPLRNPAFTRQWYLRCKDLIDSYRPDMVYFDNFDLPLGQAGLDITAHFYNASAKWNGGKVEAVVNMKPHGPFNGGIVADVERGSKSGIDARPWQTCTCIGQWHYNRRLYDEKKYRPAADVIHRLCDIVSKNGNLLLSVPVRPDGTIDSEERKIVEGIGSWMSRFSDSIYGTRPWQVFGEGPTQVGAGMFGESSQKPFTAEDLRFTTKGKALYAITLGRPAQTVTIRSLQGRDQKRVKRVEVVGSRDPLTFRQSADGLVIDIPAAASHEFGVALKIYGVV from the coding sequence ATGAAGATGACGAAACGCGAGTGGTTCCGTGGTAGCGCCGGTCTGGCGCTGGCATCGGCCATGCCCGCCGGTGCGGCGGAGCTCGTCGAGCCGGGCTTTGACACCCTTGCCGACGGGCCGTTCAAGCCGCAATGGACGTCGTTGGAAAGCCAGTATCAGGTGCCGGACTGGTTCCGTGACGCCAAGTTTGGCATCTGGGCGCACTGGGGGCCACAGTGTGTGCCGGAAGCAGGCGACTGGTACGCGCGCGAAATGTACCTGCAGGGCAGTGGGTCTTATAAGCACTTCGTCAAGACCTATGGTCACCCGGCGGATACGGGCTTTATGGACCTTCTGCCGCGATGGAAGGCGGAAAACTGGAACCCCGATGAGTTGCTTGATCTATATGTCAGCGCCGGCGCCAAATACTTCATGTCTATGGCCAACCACCACGACAATTTCGACATGTACGCTTCGCGTTTCCACGACTGGAACTCAACGCGTATTGGCCCGCGCAAGGATATTGTCGGCATTTGGGAAAAGGCGGCGCGTAAGCGGGGCTTGCGCTTTGGTGTCTCTAACCACTCGGCCCACGCCTGGCACTGGTTCCAGACGGCCTATGGCTACGACGCCGAAGGCCCACGTCGCGGCGAACGCTATGATGCTTACAAGCTCAATAAGCTGGATGGTAAGGGCAAGTGGTGGGAAGGCCTTGATCCGCAAGAGCTTTATGGAGGAGCGGTTATGCCGCTCCCCGATGGCTTCGACAGCATCTCAACTGCCAATGCCTGGCACGAACTGAACGACCGGGTGTGGGATGAAAAGCCGCCGCTGCGCAATCCGGCCTTTACGCGCCAATGGTATCTGCGGTGCAAGGACCTGATCGATAGCTATCGTCCGGATATGGTCTATTTCGACAATTTCGACCTGCCTTTGGGGCAGGCCGGGCTTGATATCACCGCGCACTTCTACAATGCCTCCGCCAAATGGAATGGCGGCAAGGTCGAGGCCGTCGTCAACATGAAGCCGCACGGCCCCTTTAATGGCGGTATCGTCGCCGATGTCGAACGGGGCTCGAAGTCCGGTATCGACGCGCGGCCGTGGCAGACCTGCACCTGCATCGGGCAGTGGCACTATAACCGCCGCCTGTATGACGAAAAGAAGTACCGCCCGGCCGCCGACGTCATCCATCGCCTGTGTGATATCGTTTCCAAGAACGGCAATCTGCTGCTGAGCGTGCCGGTGCGCCCGGACGGCACGATTGACTCCGAGGAACGCAAGATCGTCGAGGGTATTGGCTCTTGGATGTCGCGCTTCTCTGACTCCATCTATGGCACGCGCCCGTGGCAGGTCTTTGGCGAAGGCCCGACCCAGGTTGGCGCGGGCATGTTCGGCGAAAGCTCACAAAAACCGTTTACCGCCGAAGACCTGCGCTTTACGACCAAAGGCAAGGCCCTCTATGCGATCACGCTGGGCCGTCCGGCGCAGACGGTCACTATCCGCTCGCTCCAAGGGCGCGATCAGAAGCGTGTCAAGCGGGTGGAGGTCGTGGGCAGCCGCGATCCACTGACCTTCCGTCAAAGCGCTGACGGTCTGGTCATCGACATCCCGGCGGCGGCCAGCCATGAGTTTGGTGTGGCCCTCAAAATCTACGGCGTGGTTTGA